In one Haloplanus salinus genomic region, the following are encoded:
- a CDS encoding DUF7266 family protein has translation MRRDRRATSTALGYVLSLGIAGILVSGLIVAGGGLVEDQRDQSARIELQVIGQTVADDLASAGRLADCDSCTVRLRIDVPSRVAGDAYRIRIVEVDPPTVHRLVLTTGRSDAAANVTVRTRRPVAETTVTGGTLIVEYDPASGALEVRND, from the coding sequence ATGCGTCGTGACCGCCGTGCCACCTCGACAGCGCTCGGCTACGTTCTCTCGCTCGGTATCGCGGGCATCCTCGTCTCCGGCCTGATCGTCGCCGGCGGTGGTCTGGTCGAAGACCAGCGAGATCAGTCCGCACGGATCGAACTGCAGGTGATCGGACAGACCGTCGCCGACGACCTGGCGAGTGCCGGCCGCCTCGCCGACTGTGACTCCTGTACCGTCCGGCTCCGGATCGACGTCCCCTCGCGCGTCGCCGGCGACGCGTACCGCATCCGTATCGTCGAGGTGGATCCGCCGACCGTCCACCGCCTCGTCCTCACGACCGGCCGGTCCGACGCCGCGGCCAACGTCACGGTCCGGACGCGCCGGCCGGTCGCCGAGACGACGGTGACCGGCGGCACGTTGATAGTCGAGTACGACCCCGCGTCGGGGGCCTTGGAGGTGCGGAATGATTGA
- a CDS encoding DUF7288 family protein → MVTVRAQAHTLEAVAAGIVVLASVVFALQVTAVTPLSASTASQHIENQQGASAAGVLDAARENGALDAAVAYWDETNGTLHGTSGGGYTTDAEVERTALGRMLLDTFEARGVAFNVYFTYTVDTGSFSRQRFIYRGEPSDNAATATTTVMLYDDDPLYDANETPTDTTVNGSTTYDALIPPDSSTGLYNVVRVEVVVWRM, encoded by the coding sequence GTGGTAACCGTGCGCGCACAGGCACACACGCTGGAGGCAGTCGCCGCAGGCATCGTCGTCCTCGCGAGCGTCGTCTTCGCCCTGCAGGTGACGGCCGTCACCCCGCTGTCGGCGAGTACGGCCAGCCAGCACATCGAGAACCAGCAGGGCGCGTCGGCCGCGGGCGTCCTCGACGCGGCCCGGGAGAACGGCGCGCTCGACGCCGCCGTTGCCTACTGGGACGAGACGAACGGGACGCTTCATGGCACCTCCGGCGGCGGATACACGACGGACGCCGAAGTCGAACGGACGGCGCTCGGTCGGATGCTCCTCGACACCTTCGAAGCCCGCGGCGTCGCTTTCAACGTCTACTTCACCTACACCGTGGACACGGGGTCGTTCTCCCGCCAGCGGTTCATCTACCGCGGCGAGCCGAGCGACAACGCGGCCACGGCGACGACGACGGTGATGCTCTACGACGACGACCCGCTCTACGACGCGAACGAGACGCCGACCGACACGACGGTCAACGGCTCGACCACCTACGACGCCCTGATCCCCCCGGACTCGTCGACGGGACTGTACAACGTCGTCCGCGTGGAGGTGGTGGTGTGGCGGATGTGA
- a CDS encoding DUF7261 family protein, translating to MADVTGERSRAQLLLVGALALAVIFLSLSLLLNSVIYTENLATRQTHADVEKAETFRSAVVDGLGGAVAHANRRNATGFADRRDAYRAATDDWIPTLANYSATDGLAGDVDRDGVQEGTRIVDANATTGIVNRDGEGDWTMATDSSVRRFRLTVTPSSVDSPGGTTITVDDGTAQDVIVEDDGSGPQVTVVGRGTCELTRGHIDLGAGRVDGDYCPPLADVRPTGTVNVSVSNGDRIDATYSFVVDRHPEGFRTAVDTANVPGQCTPPSPPTYSTTAGDDPYTTPAIYAATARIGVATRDLDHRRTVRAAPGEAGEPATGPTFTTFDVTQSGSDFAVDWNTSDPNDDVASVDVRVTYVTNGTVYDDSTGLAADGTMSLIDVPDAAYYINGTVTDGASDRRVSEIHDTAGCPP from the coding sequence GTGGCGGATGTGACCGGGGAGCGAAGCCGCGCACAGCTGCTCCTCGTCGGCGCGCTCGCGCTCGCCGTCATCTTCCTCTCGCTGAGCCTCCTGCTCAACTCCGTCATCTACACGGAGAACCTGGCGACGCGCCAGACCCACGCCGACGTCGAGAAAGCCGAGACGTTCCGGAGCGCCGTCGTCGACGGCCTCGGCGGCGCCGTTGCACACGCCAACCGGCGGAACGCGACCGGCTTCGCCGACCGGCGCGACGCGTATCGCGCCGCGACGGACGACTGGATACCGACGCTCGCGAACTACTCCGCCACCGACGGGCTGGCGGGGGACGTGGACCGCGACGGCGTCCAGGAGGGGACCCGTATCGTCGACGCGAACGCGACCACCGGCATCGTCAATCGGGACGGTGAGGGCGACTGGACGATGGCCACCGACTCGTCGGTTCGGCGCTTCCGGCTAACCGTCACGCCCTCGTCCGTCGACTCGCCCGGCGGCACGACCATCACCGTCGACGACGGTACCGCACAGGACGTGATCGTCGAGGACGACGGGAGCGGGCCACAGGTCACCGTCGTGGGCCGGGGCACCTGCGAACTGACGCGCGGGCACATCGATCTCGGCGCCGGCCGGGTCGACGGCGACTACTGTCCGCCGCTGGCCGACGTCCGCCCGACGGGGACGGTCAACGTATCGGTGTCGAACGGCGACCGCATCGACGCCACCTACTCGTTCGTCGTCGACCGCCACCCGGAGGGGTTCCGGACCGCCGTCGATACGGCCAACGTCCCGGGACAGTGTACGCCACCGTCGCCGCCGACGTACTCGACGACGGCCGGCGACGACCCGTACACGACGCCAGCCATCTACGCCGCGACGGCACGAATCGGCGTCGCCACACGGGACCTCGATCACCGGCGGACGGTTCGTGCGGCGCCGGGCGAGGCAGGGGAACCGGCAACCGGCCCCACCTTCACGACCTTCGACGTCACGCAGTCGGGCAGCGACTTCGCCGTCGACTGGAACACCAGCGATCCGAACGACGACGTCGCCAGCGTCGACGTTCGCGTCACCTACGTGACCAACGGGACGGTCTACGACGACTCGACCGGTCTGGCCGCCGATGGGACGATGTCGTTGATCGACGTGCCGGACGCGGCGTACTACATCAACGGTACGGTGACCGACGGCGCATCGGATCGTCGCGTGAGCGAGATTCACGACACGGCGGGGTGTCCCCCGTGA
- a CDS encoding type II/IV secretion system ATPase subunit — protein sequence MAIDDAEGSDSEGFGGAAAVGRNDAVDPAALSDSLAAGAVAAARLDAAISRARGDSPPVVKDLWTWADYKREFYYDGEGEPPTDGSGNVVPFDPSDVLGFDPEKTENVLSVGESLAAELDAVVDDRTVDVDEALAEDDFFTTEFGATTVTNRYDLEKTVPTEKKLHFREIDRYWVNKPYAYVVIFQSRKENEKKYYVVQPHTTPIEDDLLEFLRAKLQSAIKYADVEVAGGLDERERVIKDETYALLERYDLYSKTSGSGLLDTIATQLGVEGADGTAGRLLERLGWRPAPDADEDLSGLSARPEPALVEEDADHLSEYQVEKLLYYLKRDFIGYERIDGIKHDINVEDISCDGYHSPVFVYHSDYEQIISNIYHGDDELDDFVVKLAQRSGKGISKRRPQVDATLPDGSRAQLTLGKEVSDHGTNYTIRQFKDVPFTPVDLINWKTFSLEEMAYLWLAIENNKSLIFAGGTASGKTTSLNAVSLFIPSNSKIVSIEDTREVELPQRNWVASVTRPSFSDDEQGDVDEFDLLEAALRQRPEYIVMGEIRGEEGRTLFQVMSTGHTTLTTFHADSVGEVLKRFTTEPINVSKTMFSALDLVSIQTQTRVGGRKVRRNKNLTEINFYDAENDEINVQDVYQWQAETDEFLRMSNSNTLDEIRFDRGWTRGRLEEELFKREAVLAYLIENGLNTYTQVAATVQAFINDEETILSLMANDQLERSLEDLREMESVLIDIDPEKEAMVPRPDPNEAGLELCADILDRAETELFEEYRGESVPGIDAALTNVDPAADVTASPSAPPASADGGDEDTTDHTDAGERSDDAVDLDGSPLDESSFDAEPDVGSAPAADAPSGADGFDISFDDGPDDEPVDADLDWESSASDAETADAPFDDDAETEAETPDDPPADADDEPAADMDEWGFGDVTDADEGE from the coding sequence ATGGCTATCGACGACGCCGAGGGCTCCGATTCAGAGGGGTTCGGCGGCGCGGCCGCGGTCGGTCGGAACGACGCGGTCGATCCGGCGGCACTTTCCGACTCGCTCGCCGCCGGCGCGGTGGCGGCGGCGCGACTCGACGCCGCCATCTCGCGTGCGCGGGGTGACTCCCCACCGGTCGTCAAGGATCTCTGGACGTGGGCGGACTACAAGCGGGAGTTCTACTACGACGGGGAGGGTGAGCCACCGACCGACGGCTCGGGGAACGTGGTCCCGTTCGATCCCAGCGACGTCCTCGGGTTCGACCCGGAGAAAACCGAGAACGTGCTCTCCGTCGGCGAGAGCCTCGCCGCGGAGCTCGACGCCGTCGTCGACGACCGAACGGTCGACGTCGACGAGGCTCTCGCCGAGGACGACTTCTTCACGACGGAGTTCGGCGCGACGACCGTCACCAATCGGTACGACCTGGAGAAGACGGTCCCGACGGAGAAGAAACTCCACTTCCGGGAGATCGATCGCTACTGGGTGAACAAACCCTACGCCTACGTCGTCATCTTTCAGTCGCGCAAGGAGAACGAGAAGAAATACTACGTGGTCCAGCCCCACACGACGCCGATCGAGGACGACCTACTCGAGTTCCTGCGGGCCAAACTCCAGAGCGCGATCAAATACGCCGACGTCGAGGTCGCGGGCGGCCTCGACGAGCGCGAACGGGTGATCAAAGACGAGACGTACGCGCTGCTCGAACGGTACGACCTCTACTCGAAGACGTCCGGGAGCGGCCTCCTCGACACCATCGCCACCCAACTCGGCGTCGAGGGCGCCGACGGGACGGCCGGCCGCCTCCTCGAACGGCTCGGCTGGCGGCCCGCGCCCGACGCCGACGAGGACCTGTCGGGGCTTAGCGCTCGCCCCGAACCCGCCTTGGTCGAGGAGGACGCCGACCACCTTTCGGAGTACCAGGTCGAGAAACTGCTCTACTACCTCAAGCGTGACTTCATCGGCTACGAGCGCATCGACGGCATCAAACACGACATCAACGTCGAGGACATCTCGTGTGACGGCTACCACTCACCCGTCTTCGTCTACCACAGCGACTACGAGCAGATCATCTCGAACATCTACCACGGCGACGACGAACTCGACGACTTCGTCGTCAAACTCGCCCAGCGGTCGGGCAAAGGGATCAGCAAGCGACGGCCACAGGTCGACGCCACCCTCCCCGACGGCTCCCGCGCCCAACTCACCCTCGGCAAGGAGGTGTCCGACCACGGCACCAACTACACCATCCGCCAGTTCAAGGACGTGCCTTTCACGCCGGTCGACCTGATCAACTGGAAGACGTTCTCGCTGGAGGAGATGGCGTATCTGTGGCTCGCCATCGAGAACAACAAGTCCCTGATCTTCGCCGGCGGGACGGCCTCCGGGAAGACCACGAGCCTGAACGCCGTCTCCCTGTTTATCCCCTCGAACTCCAAAATCGTCTCCATCGAGGACACGCGCGAGGTGGAGCTCCCCCAGCGCAACTGGGTTGCCTCCGTCACCCGGCCCTCCTTCTCCGACGACGAACAGGGCGACGTGGACGAGTTCGACCTGTTGGAGGCCGCGCTCCGCCAGCGCCCCGAGTACATCGTCATGGGCGAGATTCGGGGCGAGGAGGGTCGGACCCTCTTCCAGGTCATGTCGACCGGCCACACCACGCTGACGACGTTCCACGCCGACAGCGTGGGCGAAGTGCTCAAGCGGTTCACCACGGAGCCGATCAACGTCTCGAAGACGATGTTCTCCGCGCTCGATCTGGTGTCGATCCAGACCCAGACCCGGGTCGGCGGCCGGAAGGTCCGCCGGAACAAGAACCTCACCGAGATCAACTTCTACGACGCCGAGAACGACGAGATCAACGTCCAAGACGTCTACCAGTGGCAGGCCGAGACCGACGAGTTCCTCCGGATGAGCAACTCGAACACGTTGGACGAGATTCGGTTCGACCGCGGGTGGACCCGCGGTCGGCTGGAGGAAGAGTTGTTCAAACGCGAGGCCGTCCTCGCGTACCTCATCGAGAACGGCCTCAACACGTACACGCAGGTCGCCGCCACCGTCCAGGCGTTCATCAACGACGAGGAGACCATCCTCTCGTTGATGGCGAACGATCAGCTCGAACGTAGCCTAGAGGACCTCCGCGAGATGGAGTCGGTCCTCATCGACATCGATCCGGAGAAGGAGGCGATGGTGCCCCGCCCCGATCCGAACGAGGCGGGGTTGGAGCTGTGTGCGGACATCCTCGACCGTGCCGAAACGGAACTGTTCGAGGAGTACCGCGGTGAGTCCGTCCCGGGAATCGATGCGGCGCTCACGAACGTGGACCCCGCCGCGGACGTGACGGCCTCACCGAGCGCGCCCCCGGCCTCGGCCGACGGCGGCGACGAGGACACCACCGACCACACCGACGCAGGCGAGCGGAGCGACGACGCGGTCGACCTCGACGGATCGCCGTTGGACGAGTCGTCGTTCGACGCGGAGCCGGACGTGGGAAGCGCTCCGGCCGCCGACGCCCCGTCCGGCGCCGATGGATTCGACATCTCCTTCGACGACGGACCCGACGACGAGCCGGTCGATGCCGACCTCGACTGGGAGTCGTCGGCGTCCGATGCAGAGACCGCGGACGCTCCGTTCGACGACGACGCCGAGACGGAGGCCGAGACACCCGACGACCCACCCGCCGACGCGGACGACGAACCCGCCGCCGACATGGACGAGTGGGGCTTCGGCGACGTGACCGACGCGGACGAGGGGGAGTGA
- a CDS encoding type II secretion system F family protein — MSLDTGRGLNGGVDSLGDLFYPLYRRLFDSDGDFVGDVETKLVQARMATTVELYLSRALAVGVLLGLVLWLLGTLLGYGLFALGLVSPELFSTGARIPNEAVVAFIDLVKVPAAIGTVGIIAGTVGFTAGFGTLIAIPYSRASSREREINMLLSDSISFMYALSVGGLNQLEILEAMAKADDTYGEVAYEFQSIVQETEYFGTDYRNAIQQQASETPSDDLSQFLTDMLSIVNSGGNMQAFLSDKKDKHMRTAKQQQEVTLDTLELFGEMYMTLSLFPLLLIIILVIMSMLGEAQSFMLYATVYGLIPITGAMFLVLVSTVKQDEPGDGYLDPDGANSGPTDDGGLFSLGLIEQYVGEFGVFDRIKTREGTFRTKQLLRNPHHFFRDHPPFTLALTAPAALVLVAFAAVSGAAPTTWGGMVRAPVWGTFLWIYVPLYLTLVPLGVFHEWNVRSRAAITGKLSDNLRKLSSANDTGQTLLESVNTVAETSSGKLADEFEVLYAKVNYGMSLRTALIEFNNKYHIPRLARTVKLIGKAQEASSQITQVLTTAAQASENQDDIERERRSRTRMQVAIILMTYLTLLGVMAILKTQFLDVMAGLTEQAGSSGGGGGSSQFGGGIDTQLLSLLFFHAVTLQAILSGVISGYIRTAKLMAGVKFVVILQTIALAVWLVVG, encoded by the coding sequence GTGAGCCTCGACACCGGTCGTGGACTGAACGGCGGCGTCGACAGCCTCGGCGACCTGTTTTACCCCCTCTATCGGCGGCTGTTCGACAGCGACGGCGACTTCGTCGGCGACGTGGAGACGAAACTCGTCCAGGCGCGGATGGCGACGACGGTCGAACTCTACCTCTCGCGTGCGCTCGCCGTCGGCGTGCTCCTCGGACTCGTCCTGTGGCTTCTCGGGACGCTCCTCGGCTACGGCCTCTTCGCGCTCGGCCTCGTCTCCCCCGAGCTGTTCTCGACGGGGGCGCGCATCCCCAACGAGGCCGTCGTCGCGTTCATCGACCTGGTCAAGGTGCCCGCCGCCATCGGCACCGTCGGCATCATCGCCGGCACCGTCGGCTTCACCGCCGGCTTCGGCACGCTGATCGCCATCCCCTACTCGCGGGCCTCCTCGCGGGAACGCGAGATCAACATGCTCCTCTCCGACTCCATCTCGTTCATGTACGCCCTGTCGGTCGGGGGGCTCAATCAGCTGGAGATTCTGGAGGCGATGGCGAAAGCCGACGACACGTACGGCGAGGTTGCCTACGAGTTCCAGAGCATCGTCCAAGAGACGGAGTATTTCGGCACCGACTACCGCAACGCTATCCAGCAACAGGCCAGCGAGACGCCGAGCGACGACCTTTCGCAGTTCCTGACCGACATGCTCTCCATCGTCAACTCCGGCGGGAACATGCAGGCGTTTCTCTCCGATAAGAAGGACAAACACATGCGAACGGCCAAGCAGCAACAGGAGGTCACGCTCGACACCCTCGAACTGTTCGGCGAGATGTATATGACGCTCTCGCTGTTTCCCCTCCTGTTGATCATCATCCTCGTCATCATGAGCATGTTGGGGGAGGCCCAGTCGTTCATGCTGTACGCGACGGTGTACGGACTCATTCCGATCACCGGCGCGATGTTCCTGGTGCTCGTCTCGACGGTGAAACAGGACGAGCCCGGCGACGGCTACCTCGACCCCGACGGCGCCAACTCCGGACCGACGGACGACGGCGGGCTGTTCTCCCTCGGGCTGATCGAACAGTACGTGGGCGAATTCGGCGTCTTCGACCGTATCAAAACCCGTGAGGGAACGTTCCGGACGAAACAGCTCCTCCGAAATCCGCATCACTTCTTCAGGGACCACCCGCCGTTCACGCTGGCGCTGACCGCCCCCGCGGCGTTGGTGTTGGTCGCGTTCGCCGCGGTCAGCGGCGCGGCGCCGACGACGTGGGGCGGCATGGTTCGGGCTCCCGTCTGGGGGACGTTCCTGTGGATCTACGTTCCGCTCTACCTGACGCTCGTTCCGCTCGGCGTCTTCCACGAATGGAACGTCCGGTCTCGGGCGGCCATCACGGGCAAACTCTCCGACAACCTCCGCAAACTGTCGAGCGCGAACGACACGGGACAGACCCTGCTGGAGTCGGTAAACACCGTCGCCGAGACGTCGTCGGGGAAGCTGGCCGACGAGTTCGAGGTTCTCTACGCGAAGGTGAACTACGGCATGAGCCTGCGGACGGCGCTGATCGAATTCAACAACAAGTACCACATCCCCCGCCTGGCGCGGACGGTCAAACTCATCGGCAAGGCCCAGGAGGCGTCGAGTCAGATCACGCAAGTCCTGACCACCGCGGCACAGGCCAGCGAGAACCAGGACGACATCGAACGCGAGCGGCGGTCGCGTACCCGGATGCAGGTGGCGATCATCCTGATGACCTACCTCACCCTGCTGGGCGTGATGGCGATCCTGAAGACGCAGTTCCTCGACGTGATGGCGGGGCTGACCGAACAGGCGGGCAGTAGCGGCGGGGGCGGCGGCTCCTCGCAGTTCGGCGGCGGCATCGACACCCAACTGCTCTCCCTGCTCTTCTTCCACGCCGTCACCTTACAGGCCATCCTCTCGGGGGTCATCAGCGGCTACATCCGGACCGCGAAGCTGATGGCCGGCGTCAAGTTCGTGGTGATCCTGCAGACCATCGCGCTGGCCGTGTGGCTGGTGGTTGGATGA
- a CDS encoding DUF7289 family protein, translated as MARSRVPRLYRFVRDRTAQAEPIGVVLVIGLVLASTTVVVAFGSAAIGDVQSRSELDRAENGMTLLDSRLSTVALGDSETQSVDLPTTSGGYTVDPDAGTIRIVHRNYDGSNDATLVPNTSLGAIVYRSDGASIAYQGGGVWRSYEDGSTRMVSPPEFHYRQGTLTFPLVRIEGSGGATGTATVTARSAGRGASVYPDEATYPNGENYSNPVEDGTVEVIIDSEYAEAWGSYFSTRTDGNVSYPGPNTVAVELITIGTLGDFQMPPETQGLTVRGMDSGHSLQDFSFTIRPQDTEESSFANLDWSLYARQGQRQFEIHVGGNGVNDCNEDVALSLYYSDDGGDTHHGWYSDNYLETKCGEVNGKPADGDEIWVDVDLTPPNGTASMNYEKVKNDNVRFKSGSKTLASDATFDDHPPDPGVTYTSGSDEDLPVLTRHYFAKMGPGFDLVVADQNNAGIGESGSAGYIYYGGNGRVVTYLHITNHNVTAQVN; from the coding sequence ATGGCCCGGTCACGCGTCCCCCGGCTGTATCGGTTCGTGCGCGACCGAACTGCGCAGGCCGAACCGATCGGCGTGGTGCTCGTCATCGGCCTCGTCCTCGCCTCGACGACGGTCGTCGTCGCGTTCGGGTCGGCCGCCATCGGCGACGTGCAGTCCCGGTCCGAACTCGACCGGGCGGAGAACGGGATGACGCTGCTCGACTCCCGGCTCTCGACCGTGGCGCTCGGCGATTCCGAGACCCAAAGCGTCGACCTCCCCACGACGAGCGGCGGGTACACCGTCGATCCGGACGCGGGGACCATCCGCATCGTCCACCGGAACTACGACGGCTCCAACGACGCGACGCTGGTGCCGAACACGTCCCTCGGCGCCATCGTCTACCGGAGCGACGGGGCGTCCATCGCGTACCAGGGCGGCGGCGTCTGGCGGTCGTACGAGGACGGGTCGACCCGGATGGTCTCGCCCCCCGAGTTCCACTACCGCCAAGGGACGCTCACCTTCCCGCTCGTCCGCATCGAGGGGTCGGGGGGTGCCACGGGGACGGCGACGGTGACCGCACGGTCAGCCGGTCGGGGGGCGTCGGTGTATCCGGACGAGGCGACGTACCCCAACGGTGAGAACTACTCCAACCCGGTCGAGGACGGGACGGTCGAAGTCATCATCGACAGCGAGTACGCGGAGGCGTGGGGGTCGTATTTCAGCACGCGGACCGACGGCAACGTCTCCTACCCCGGTCCGAACACCGTCGCAGTCGAACTCATCACCATCGGGACGCTCGGCGACTTCCAGATGCCCCCGGAGACGCAGGGACTCACCGTCCGTGGGATGGACAGCGGTCACTCGCTCCAGGACTTCTCGTTTACCATCCGCCCACAGGACACCGAGGAGTCTTCCTTCGCGAACCTCGACTGGTCGCTCTACGCCCGACAGGGCCAACGGCAGTTCGAGATTCACGTCGGCGGTAACGGGGTCAACGACTGTAACGAGGACGTCGCGCTCTCGCTGTACTACAGCGACGACGGCGGCGACACCCACCACGGCTGGTACAGCGACAACTACCTCGAAACGAAGTGTGGGGAGGTGAACGGCAAGCCGGCCGACGGCGACGAGATATGGGTCGACGTCGACCTCACCCCGCCGAACGGGACGGCCAGCATGAACTACGAGAAGGTGAAAAACGACAACGTCCGCTTCAAGTCGGGGTCGAAGACGCTCGCGAGCGACGCGACGTTCGACGACCACCCGCCCGACCCGGGCGTCACCTACACCAGCGGGAGCGACGAGGATCTGCCCGTACTCACCCGGCACTACTTCGCGAAGATGGGTCCCGGCTTCGACCTGGTCGTCGCCGACCAGAACAACGCGGGCATCGGCGAATCCGGCTCCGCGGGCTACATCTACTACGGCGGGAACGGCAGGGTCGTCACCTACCTCCACATCACGAACCACAACGTGACCGCGCAGGTCAACTGA
- a CDS encoding DUF7287 family protein: MTDRAQTTIDFAIGTSVFLVTVAFVVAFVPGIFQPFADGPQEELAGIDRVADTVVYDLLDDGDGDGSGGATLDRRCTIAFFDADDTDTGCTFDDAAPFAEQVGLSAGHHANVTVVGADDDGTSNPVCSDNTRVYVSDTDDCSTGFALDAGDRLPPNGASVIGRRVVYVDGTTATVIVRMW; this comes from the coding sequence ATGACCGACCGCGCACAGACCACCATCGACTTCGCCATCGGCACGAGCGTCTTCCTCGTCACCGTCGCGTTCGTCGTCGCCTTCGTCCCCGGTATCTTCCAGCCGTTCGCGGACGGTCCACAGGAGGAGCTCGCGGGCATCGACCGCGTCGCGGACACGGTGGTCTACGACCTCCTCGACGACGGTGACGGTGACGGCAGTGGCGGCGCGACGCTCGACCGTCGCTGCACGATCGCCTTTTTCGACGCCGACGACACCGACACCGGCTGTACCTTCGACGACGCCGCTCCCTTCGCCGAGCAGGTCGGCCTCTCCGCGGGCCATCACGCCAACGTGACCGTCGTCGGGGCCGACGACGACGGCACCTCGAACCCCGTCTGCTCCGACAACACGCGGGTGTACGTGAGCGACACCGACGACTGTTCGACCGGGTTCGCGCTCGACGCGGGCGACCGCCTCCCCCCCAACGGTGCGTCGGTGATCGGGCGACGCGTCGTCTACGTCGACGGGACGACCGCGACCGTAATCGTCAGGATGTGGTAA
- a CDS encoding DUF7289 family protein: MIDERAVSDVLSFVLVFSLITASVGLVTVVGLGSLQDARNAERIDNGERAFEVFADNQRDIAHGGAPSRATEIKLAETTLTLGATSDANVSLSDGTTVGSAQSRAVAFGTSGDGNDLSRGVVYEFGAVFRVDRGGAAMRRAPPFRFDENRTVLHYTTLESATGTAQRRSGSTTVLIRSVRGGTAVVSHTQPSNQVTVVVETEPRRAEAWKRYFETQLEGMAGASCDPLDGSGTVSCSFETDNLHVVKTTIRVRIS, encoded by the coding sequence ATGATTGACGAGCGCGCGGTTAGCGACGTGTTGAGCTTCGTCCTCGTGTTCTCGCTGATCACGGCGTCGGTCGGGCTCGTCACCGTCGTCGGCCTCGGCAGCCTACAAGACGCGCGAAACGCGGAACGGATCGACAACGGCGAACGGGCGTTCGAGGTGTTCGCGGACAACCAGCGCGACATCGCCCACGGCGGGGCGCCGTCGCGGGCGACGGAGATCAAACTCGCGGAGACCACGCTGACGCTCGGGGCGACGTCAGACGCAAACGTCTCGCTGTCGGACGGGACGACGGTGGGCTCCGCGCAGTCCCGGGCGGTCGCGTTCGGCACGTCCGGTGACGGGAACGACCTCTCCCGAGGCGTCGTCTACGAGTTCGGTGCCGTCTTCCGCGTCGACCGCGGCGGGGCGGCGATGCGCCGCGCCCCTCCGTTCCGGTTCGACGAGAACCGGACCGTACTCCACTACACGACCCTCGAATCCGCCACCGGGACTGCCCAGCGTCGCTCCGGGTCGACGACCGTGCTCATCCGGAGCGTCCGGGGCGGTACGGCCGTCGTCTCGCACACTCAGCCGTCGAATCAAGTGACCGTCGTCGTCGAAACCGAACCGCGCCGCGCGGAAGCCTGGAAGCGTTACTTCGAGACGCAACTGGAGGGCATGGCCGGCGCGTCCTGCGATCCGCTCGACGGCTCCGGAACCGTCTCGTGTTCGTTCGAAACCGACAACCTCCACGTCGTGAAGACGACGATCAGGGTGCGGATCAGTTGA